Proteins encoded in a region of the Kiloniellales bacterium genome:
- a CDS encoding phytanoyl-CoA dioxygenase family protein produces MDYLSETQRAFYRDEGYLVLDGHLPAETVAEGREEIARLSAHARRIDASDDRLDLEDHHSRSAPRIRRIKRPDLQSAFFDGLMRSDVILGPVRDLIGPNLRLHTAKLNMKAADYGAPVQWHQDFAFYPHTNDDVLAVGIVFDDMLAENGPLQVIPGSHRGPLLDHHLDGVFAGACDPAEAGYGPGDAVALTGPAGTVSIHHARLLHGSARNRSKRDRRMLFYEMMAADAFPIMGAMTRFDSLEDFDSRLLCGAATRQPRLAPVPVRIPQPQPQRAGSIYEIQSRGKAKAFAPYAES; encoded by the coding sequence GTGGACTATCTCAGCGAGACGCAGCGGGCCTTCTACCGGGACGAGGGCTACCTGGTGCTGGACGGCCATCTGCCGGCCGAGACCGTGGCCGAGGGCCGCGAGGAGATCGCGCGGCTCTCGGCGCACGCCCGGCGCATCGACGCCAGCGACGACCGGCTCGACCTGGAGGACCACCACAGCCGGAGCGCGCCACGTATCCGCCGCATCAAGCGCCCCGACCTGCAGAGCGCCTTCTTCGACGGCCTGATGCGCAGCGACGTGATCCTGGGCCCGGTGCGGGACCTCATCGGGCCGAACCTCCGCCTGCACACGGCGAAGCTGAACATGAAGGCGGCGGACTACGGCGCGCCGGTCCAGTGGCACCAGGACTTCGCCTTCTATCCCCACACCAACGACGACGTGCTCGCGGTCGGCATCGTCTTCGACGACATGCTGGCGGAGAACGGGCCGCTGCAGGTCATCCCGGGGTCGCACAGGGGGCCGCTTCTCGACCATCACCTCGATGGCGTCTTCGCCGGGGCCTGCGACCCGGCCGAGGCCGGCTATGGGCCCGGGGACGCGGTCGCGCTGACCGGGCCGGCGGGCACGGTCTCGATCCATCACGCCCGCCTGCTCCACGGCTCCGCCCGCAACCGGTCGAAGCGCGACCGGCGGATGCTGTTCTACGAGATGATGGCGGCCGATGCCTTCCCGATCATGGGCGCGATGACCAGGTTCGACAGCCTGGAGGACTTCGACTCCCGCCTGCTCTGCGGCGCGGCGACCCGGCAGCCGCGCCTGGCGCCGGTGCCGGTGCGCATCCCCCAGCCCCAGCCGCAAAGGGCCGGGTCGATCTACGAGATTCAGTCCCGGGGCAAGGCCAAGGCCTTCGCGCCCTACGCGGAGTCCTGA
- a CDS encoding FadR/GntR family transcriptional regulator, producing MTEAKNAARSRRAADGLIQVFEKQILDGTLRDGEPLPPEREIVQTYGVSRTVVREAVLALSNKGLVDARPRFRPVVRKPGYDAAIQAVGSVATRLLTEPGGVKSLFDLRIMMEAALVRQAAVAANKDQIAKLKAALAANEAAIAESETFYQTDVAFHGVLYEIPGNPLLPSIHRAYTSWLSSHWKKMPRLPDRNRANFEAHARIFDAILLRDPDAAEEALRAHLAAAWQQVRRTFGEI from the coding sequence ATGACCGAAGCAAAGAACGCCGCGAGATCGAGGCGGGCCGCGGACGGCCTGATCCAGGTCTTCGAGAAGCAGATCCTGGACGGGACCCTGCGCGACGGCGAGCCGCTCCCGCCCGAGCGGGAGATCGTCCAGACCTACGGGGTCAGCCGGACCGTCGTGCGCGAGGCGGTCCTCGCGCTGTCGAACAAGGGGCTGGTGGACGCCCGGCCGCGCTTCCGCCCCGTGGTGCGCAAGCCCGGCTACGACGCGGCGATCCAGGCCGTCGGCAGCGTGGCCACGCGCCTGCTCACCGAGCCCGGCGGCGTCAAGAGCCTCTTCGACCTGCGGATCATGATGGAGGCCGCCCTGGTGCGGCAGGCGGCGGTCGCGGCGAACAAGGACCAGATCGCGAAGCTGAAGGCCGCCCTCGCGGCGAACGAGGCGGCGATCGCGGAGTCCGAGACCTTCTACCAGACCGACGTGGCCTTCCACGGCGTGCTCTACGAGATCCCCGGGAACCCGCTGCTGCCGTCGATCCACCGGGCCTACACGAGCTGGCTGTCCAGCCACTGGAAGAAGATGCCGCGCCTGCCGGACCGCAACCGCGCGAACTTCGAGGCCCATGCGCGGATCTTCGACGCCATTCTCCTGCGCGATCCCGACGCCGCCGAAGAGGCGCTGAGGGCCCATCTGGCGGCGGCCTGGCAGCAGGTCCGCCGGACCTTCGGCGAGATCTGA